Below is a genomic region from Paraburkholderia sp. BL23I1N1.
TCGAAGGCGAGTTGACCATCTGGCTCGACGACGAGGCGCAGCCGGTGACGCTTGGCCCGAACGACGGCTTCCAGGTACCGGCGCATGCCCGGTTCCGCTACGCCAATCTCTCCGACGAGCCGACACGGGTGCTTTGGGTGTTCACCTAGCATTCCGGCCGAGTCTGAACGCAGCGGGGACGCTGCTTTGGGCAAAAATTCGGATGGCTAATCAATTGTCTCGTGAACGCGACGTCCCGTTATGCAGTCGACTGGCCTGCCTGAGTTTGCCTGCCTAAGCTTGCGGGCACTTTGAACTTAATTTCAATCATCACCTTTTGCGTGAGAAGGACAACACCATGACCTCCCCCGGCGCCGATCTGCTTAGCGAAGTGCGGGCCTTCCGCGCGGCCTATCCGGAGGTGCGCTACGTCGACCTCATTTGTCTCGATATCCCCGGGCACTTCTACGGCAAGCGATACCCCGTGGACATGCTCGAGAAAGTCGCAGCCGGCAGCCTTCTGAAATTGCCGCAGAACTGCATCCTGCTGGGTGTGCAGGGCGGCTTGTACCCGATCGGCGACTATTGCTTCAACGACGGCGATCCGGACGCGGTGCGCCGTCTGATTGCGGGCACCCTCAAACCTGTTCGATGGGAAGGCCAGCTGTTGGGGCAGATGTTGATCAGTTCGGACGGCACGGAGGCGCCCATCGAATTCGAACCGCGCGAGGTCCTGGCGCGCGTGCTGAAACGCTTCGAACGTCGCGGCATCCGCCCGGTAGTGGCCTTCGAACTGGAGTTTTATCTGTTCGACGCCCGGCTCGCGGACGGTCTGCCGCAGTTCCCACGCGACCCGTTCTGCGACGACAGGGACGACCAGCCGAACATGCATATCGAGCGACTGTCACGGTTCTCCGGCGTACTCGACGAGATGGTCGAAGTCACCCGCGAGCAGGGCGTGGAAGCCACCGTGATCACGGCTGAACTGGGACCGGGGCAGTTCGAGATCAACTTTGGCCACAATGACGATGGCCTGCGTGCTGCGGACTGGGCCGCGTTGTTCTGCCGAAGCACGCGCGGCGTGGCGATGAAACACGGGTACCGCGCCAGCTTCATGAGCAAGCCTTATCTGCATGCGCCGGGCAGCGGCATGCATGTGCACGTGAGTCTCTACGATGAGGCCGGCAACAACTTGCTGGCTGCAGACGGCCAGCGGCCATTGCGTCACGCCGTGGCCGGGTGCCTCGCGATGCTGCCGCATTGCATGCCGGTCTTCGCGGCCAATCACAACGCTTTTCGCCGCTATGGCTGGAAAGCGAATGCTGCCAGCCGCGGCAGTTGGGGCTTCGAAGACCGCGACGCCTGCATCCGCATTCCCGAATCGGATGATCGCAACCTGCGCATCGAACATCGCGTGGCGGGCGCGGATGCGAACCCTTACCTTGTGCTGGCCGCCATCCTCACCAGCATGGAACACGGGCTGGACGCAGGCCGCGAGCCCATCGCGCCGCTCAATGAGGATCGCGGGAGCGGCATCGATTTTCCGAAAGACATGCTCACGGCCGTCGCTGCTATGCAGAATCATCCGGTGGTGTGCGAGGGAATGGGCGAAGAGTTCGTCATGGTCTACTGCAAGAACAAACGGCAGGACCATCTGGAGTTCATGAACGAGGTGAACGCGCGGGAATACCGCTGGTTTCTTTGAACGCCGGCGCGGTTTATCGCTCAGTTCCGTCATTCATGCAGCCATGCATCGCGACTGTTGGTGACGACCGCATCAGCCTGCTTCAGCGATCTTTCACGCGCCGGTACGGGTTTAAAATGACGGTCGCAACAAGACCATGTGCTCTGTTTCGGAGCACGTCGGGCCGATTATAAAGAATCCGTTGATCCGGAGAGGAGCAGTTGAATGGTGCGTTATCGACACTACAAAGGCGGCATTTACGAGCTGGTTTGCGAGGCCACACTGGAGTCCGATCCGTCGGTCACAATGATCGTCTACAAAGCTGGCAATGGTACGATCTGGACGCGTCCGGCTTCGGTATTCTTCGAGCTGGTTGAAATCGACGGCACCAAGGTGCCGCGCTTCGCGCCGATCAACTAGGCGGGCTCGTTCAAGCGATCGCAAGCGCGATCGCACCCGAAGAGCGTGTACTGCCAGTTCAATACAAACAGGAAATCTGAATGCGTCTATTGCTTGCCATCCTTCTGCCGTGGTTTCAGTTCTTCACGATCGGCCGACCGTTTGCCGGCATCATCTGCCTGATCTTGCAGATCACGCTGATCGGCTGGATTCCGGCCGCGATCTGGTCGGTGTACGCGTTGAGCCAGTACAACACTGACAAGAAAATCGCCCGTGCGATGGGCAACGGGCGCTAAGGCTGAATGCGATGGCGGCGGCGCTAAGTGCTGCCTTGGCGCGGCTGTAATTCAACGGCATCTGGCGCTTCGATCACCACGTCGGTTTCCGCGATTGCCACGCACGGCAGAATGTAGCCCTCCGTTTTTTCTTTGCGGCTCAAACCCGGCCATTCGATCGTGTAGCGCACGCGTCCTGCCGTCATTTTGCATATGCACGTCCGGCACGTACCGTTACGGCACGAGCGCGGCAGGCGCAGATTCG
It encodes:
- a CDS encoding glutamine synthetase family protein yields the protein MTSPGADLLSEVRAFRAAYPEVRYVDLICLDIPGHFYGKRYPVDMLEKVAAGSLLKLPQNCILLGVQGGLYPIGDYCFNDGDPDAVRRLIAGTLKPVRWEGQLLGQMLISSDGTEAPIEFEPREVLARVLKRFERRGIRPVVAFELEFYLFDARLADGLPQFPRDPFCDDRDDQPNMHIERLSRFSGVLDEMVEVTREQGVEATVITAELGPGQFEINFGHNDDGLRAADWAALFCRSTRGVAMKHGYRASFMSKPYLHAPGSGMHVHVSLYDEAGNNLLAADGQRPLRHAVAGCLAMLPHCMPVFAANHNAFRRYGWKANAASRGSWGFEDRDACIRIPESDDRNLRIEHRVAGADANPYLVLAAILTSMEHGLDAGREPIAPLNEDRGSGIDFPKDMLTAVAAMQNHPVVCEGMGEEFVMVYCKNKRQDHLEFMNEVNAREYRWFL
- a CDS encoding DUF1653 domain-containing protein codes for the protein MVRYRHYKGGIYELVCEATLESDPSVTMIVYKAGNGTIWTRPASVFFELVEIDGTKVPRFAPIN
- a CDS encoding YqaE/Pmp3 family membrane protein; this translates as MRLLLAILLPWFQFFTIGRPFAGIICLILQITLIGWIPAAIWSVYALSQYNTDKKIARAMGNGR
- a CDS encoding 2Fe-2S iron-sulfur cluster-binding protein, whose translation is MSDPTRPPLVRVEPLGQSFEAPDSLTILEAAGFANLRLPRSCRNGTCRTCICKMTAGRVRYTIEWPGLSRKEKTEGYILPCVAIAETDVVIEAPDAVELQPRQGST